A genomic region of Pseudoxanthomonas suwonensis contains the following coding sequences:
- the ftsA gene encoding cell division protein FtsA, with the protein MNRKGDKSLIVGLDIGTSKVVALVGEYSPGNPIEVIGIGSHESRGLKRGVVVDIESTVQSIQRAVEEAELMAGCEIRSVYASISGNHVQCKNSPGIVPIRDGEVTWADLDRVLDAAKAVAIPADQRILHAIPREYVLDDSQEGIRNPVGMTGVRLEVHAHLVTCAQSAAQNITKCVQRCGLQVDDLILSSLASSVAVLTADERELGVVLVDMGAGTTDIAVFIQGAICHTASLPIAGDHVTNDIAHMLRTPTPEAEQIKVRYACALAQLATAEESIQVPSVGDRPPRRMPRASLAQAVQGRYEEIFEMVQAELRRSGFEELVRAGMVLTGGASKMEGVIELAEEMLQMPVRIGIPQHVSGLGEVVGNPVHASGVGLLLMGSQIEHPRRPSLPSGRAGNFFKKLRNWYRGEF; encoded by the coding sequence ATGAACCGCAAAGGCGACAAGTCCCTCATCGTCGGACTCGACATCGGCACCTCCAAGGTGGTGGCGCTGGTCGGCGAGTATTCGCCGGGCAACCCGATCGAGGTGATCGGCATCGGCTCGCACGAGTCGCGCGGGCTCAAGCGCGGCGTGGTGGTGGACATCGAGTCGACCGTGCAGTCGATCCAGCGCGCGGTCGAGGAGGCCGAGCTGATGGCCGGCTGCGAGATCCGCTCGGTCTACGCCTCGATCTCCGGCAACCACGTGCAGTGCAAGAACTCGCCGGGCATCGTCCCGATCCGCGACGGCGAGGTGACCTGGGCCGACCTGGACCGGGTGCTGGACGCGGCCAAGGCAGTGGCGATCCCCGCCGACCAGCGCATCCTGCACGCGATCCCGCGCGAGTACGTGCTCGACGATTCGCAGGAAGGCATCCGCAACCCGGTCGGCATGACCGGCGTGCGCCTGGAGGTGCACGCGCACCTGGTCACCTGCGCGCAGTCGGCGGCGCAGAACATCACCAAGTGCGTGCAGCGCTGCGGCCTGCAGGTCGACGACCTGATCCTGTCCTCGCTGGCCTCCTCGGTGGCGGTGCTGACCGCCGACGAGCGCGAACTGGGCGTGGTCCTGGTCGACATGGGTGCCGGCACCACCGACATCGCGGTGTTCATCCAGGGCGCGATCTGCCACACCGCCTCGCTGCCGATCGCCGGCGACCACGTCACCAACGACATCGCGCACATGCTGCGCACGCCCACGCCCGAGGCCGAGCAGATCAAGGTCCGCTACGCCTGCGCGCTGGCGCAGCTGGCCACCGCCGAGGAAAGCATCCAGGTGCCCAGCGTCGGCGACCGGCCGCCGCGGCGGATGCCGCGCGCCTCGCTGGCGCAGGCGGTGCAGGGCCGCTACGAGGAGATCTTCGAGATGGTCCAGGCCGAACTGCGCCGTTCCGGCTTCGAGGAGCTGGTGCGCGCGGGCATGGTCCTGACCGGCGGCGCCTCGAAGATGGAAGGGGTGATCGAACTGGCCGAGGAAATGCTGCAGATGCCGGTGCGCATCGGCATCCCGCAGCACGTCAGCGGCCTGGGCGAAGTGGTCGGCAACCCGGTCCATGCCAGCGGCGTGGGCCTGCTGCTGATGGGCAGCCAGATCGAGCACCCGCGCCGGCCGTCGCTGCCCAGCGGCCGCGCCGGGAATTTCTTCAAGAAGCTGCGCAACTGGTACCGCGGCGAGTTCTGA
- the ftsZ gene encoding cell division protein FtsZ, which translates to MAHFELIEKMAPNAVIKVIGVGGGGGNAVAHMVNSSVDGVEFITANTDSQAIKNCGAKLQLQLGGNVTKGLGAGANPEVGRQAALEDREQIIAALDGADMVFITAGMGGGTGTGAAPVVAQLAKEMGVLTVAVVTKPFPFEGRRRMQVALKGIEELSAHCDSLITIPNEKLITVLGRNATMVQAFRAANDVLQGAVQGIADLIVRPGLINVDFADVRTVMSEMGLAMMGTGTARGDDRAQAAAEAAIQNPLLDDVNLNGANGILVNITAGPDFTMAEFDEIGRTVEGFASEDATVVVGTVLDPDMQDEVRVTVVATGLNRAVARQPVRDREFGGNRAEFTAREPMRAPVRLVRDATTGLPIDDGFAADPVAAATGGLGLRRGGTTGATAPAVPSAPAAADLPSDYLDIPAFLRRQAD; encoded by the coding sequence ATGGCACATTTCGAACTGATCGAGAAGATGGCTCCGAACGCGGTGATCAAGGTCATCGGCGTGGGCGGCGGCGGCGGTAATGCCGTGGCGCACATGGTCAACAGCAGCGTCGACGGCGTGGAATTCATCACCGCCAACACCGATTCGCAGGCGATCAAGAACTGCGGCGCCAAGCTGCAGCTGCAGCTCGGCGGCAACGTCACCAAGGGCCTGGGCGCCGGCGCCAACCCGGAGGTCGGCCGCCAGGCCGCGCTGGAGGACCGCGAGCAGATCATCGCCGCGCTGGACGGCGCCGACATGGTGTTCATCACCGCCGGCATGGGCGGCGGCACCGGCACCGGCGCGGCGCCGGTGGTGGCGCAGCTGGCCAAGGAGATGGGCGTGCTGACCGTGGCCGTGGTCACCAAGCCGTTCCCGTTCGAAGGCCGCCGGCGCATGCAGGTCGCGCTGAAGGGCATCGAGGAACTGTCGGCGCATTGCGACTCGCTGATCACCATCCCCAACGAGAAGCTGATCACCGTGCTCGGCCGCAACGCGACCATGGTGCAGGCGTTCCGCGCCGCCAACGACGTGCTGCAGGGTGCGGTGCAGGGCATCGCCGACCTGATCGTGCGCCCCGGCCTGATCAACGTCGACTTCGCCGACGTGCGTACGGTGATGAGCGAGATGGGCCTGGCGATGATGGGCACCGGCACCGCGCGCGGCGACGACCGCGCCCAGGCCGCGGCCGAGGCGGCGATCCAGAACCCGCTGCTGGACGACGTCAACCTCAACGGCGCCAACGGCATCCTGGTCAACATCACCGCCGGCCCGGACTTCACCATGGCCGAGTTCGACGAGATCGGCCGCACCGTCGAGGGCTTCGCCTCGGAGGACGCGACCGTGGTGGTCGGCACCGTGCTCGATCCGGACATGCAGGACGAGGTGCGGGTGACCGTGGTGGCCACCGGCCTGAACCGCGCCGTGGCGCGGCAGCCGGTGCGCGACCGCGAGTTCGGCGGCAATCGCGCCGAGTTCACCGCGCGCGAGCCGATGCGCGCGCCGGTGCGCCTGGTCCGCGACGCCACCACCGGCCTGCCGATCGACGACGGCTTCGCCGCCGACCCGGTCGCCGCGGCCACCGGCGGCCTCGGCCTGCGCCGCGGCGGCACCACCGGCGCGACGGCTCCGGCCGTGCCCTCGGCACCGGCCGCCGCCGACCTGCCCAGCGACTACCTGGACATCCCGGCGTTCCTGCGCCGCCAGGCGGACTGA
- the lpxC gene encoding UDP-3-O-acyl-N-acetylglucosamine deacetylase translates to MTRQRTLKNTIRATGVGLHSGNKVYMTLRPAPADHGIVFRRTDLEPVVEVPASAGLVTETTLCTGLTCGEAKIQTVEHLMSAAAGLGVDNMIVELSSAELPIMDGSSGPFVFLLQSAGIAEQDAPKRFIRILREVEVRDGDKVARFTPYDGYRLDFTIQFDHPMIPAKQSQHRLEFSTASYIQEISRARTFGFMRDLEYMRELNLGLGGSMDNAIVLDEFRVLNEDGLRYADEFVRHKILDAIGDLYLVGGPILGAYEGYKSGHALNNKLARALLADAGAWEKVSFEEVGAPAPLAYGTPALA, encoded by the coding sequence ATGACCCGGCAGCGCACCCTCAAGAACACGATCCGCGCCACCGGCGTGGGCCTGCACAGCGGCAACAAGGTCTACATGACCCTGCGCCCGGCGCCGGCCGACCACGGCATCGTGTTCCGCCGCACCGACCTGGAGCCGGTGGTGGAAGTGCCCGCGTCCGCCGGCCTGGTCACCGAGACCACCCTGTGCACCGGCCTGACCTGCGGCGAGGCCAAGATCCAGACCGTCGAGCACCTGATGTCGGCCGCCGCCGGCCTGGGCGTCGACAACATGATCGTCGAGCTGTCCTCGGCCGAGCTGCCGATCATGGACGGCTCTTCCGGTCCGTTCGTGTTCCTGCTGCAGTCGGCCGGCATCGCCGAGCAGGACGCGCCCAAGCGCTTCATCCGCATCCTGCGCGAGGTCGAGGTGCGCGACGGCGACAAGGTCGCCCGCTTCACTCCGTACGATGGCTACCGGCTGGACTTCACCATCCAGTTCGACCACCCGATGATCCCGGCCAAGCAGTCGCAGCACCGGCTGGAGTTCTCCACCGCGTCGTACATCCAGGAAATCTCCCGCGCCCGCACCTTCGGCTTCATGCGCGACCTGGAATACATGCGCGAGCTCAACCTGGGCCTGGGCGGCTCGATGGACAACGCCATCGTGCTCGACGAGTTCCGCGTGCTCAACGAGGACGGCCTGCGCTACGCCGACGAGTTCGTGCGCCACAAGATCCTCGACGCGATCGGCGACCTGTACCTGGTCGGCGGCCCGATCCTGGGCGCCTACGAGGGCTACAAGTCCGGCCATGCGCTCAACAACAAGCTCGCCCGCGCCCTGCTGGCCGATGCCGGCGCCTGGGAAAAGGTCAGCTTCGAGGAAGTCGGCGCTCCCGCGCCCTTGGCCTACGGCACGCCCGCGCTGGCCTGA
- a CDS encoding DUF721 domain-containing protein → MPDMKPNARKAAVPRPAAEAAMADETGTTLRRALWLDALDQQLRPLLPPGLAPHCRLANVSGGQLVFVTDSPVWRARLRLAEAELLDAARSVGLNPTAVIVKTTTVPFQPPVPASATVPLVSATARQAVSDALASLRESDPSDSPDSGAPAPGSGTGPAT, encoded by the coding sequence ATGCCTGATATGAAGCCCAACGCCCGCAAGGCGGCCGTCCCACGTCCCGCAGCCGAAGCCGCGATGGCGGATGAAACTGGCACCACCTTGCGCCGAGCCCTCTGGCTCGATGCGCTGGACCAGCAGTTGCGTCCCCTGCTGCCGCCGGGGCTGGCACCCCATTGCAGGTTGGCCAACGTTTCCGGCGGACAGCTCGTTTTTGTGACCGATTCGCCGGTCTGGCGGGCGCGGCTGCGCCTGGCAGAAGCCGAACTCCTCGATGCGGCCCGCTCCGTCGGGCTGAACCCCACTGCAGTCATCGTCAAAACGACTACCGTCCCGTTTCAACCGCCGGTACCGGCCAGTGCCACGGTCCCCCTGGTTTCAGCGACCGCCCGGCAAGCCGTGAGCGACGCATTGGCATCCCTGCGGGAATCCGATCCGTCGGACTCCCCGGATTCCGGGGCTCCTGCCCCGGGGTCTGGAACCGGTCCTGCAACGTAG
- a CDS encoding M23 family metallopeptidase translates to MSYKFIVRNPRDSRADGWAGRLHGLASQRPGLALAAVLATGVLVGTGAGVAIGMANAQNTESRLAEQQEELEQVKRQSQQEINALAARLGELQAQANRLNALGERLTEAGQLEDGEFDFQGTPGQGGAGVARDMPLDDLVSGLDEVQQQFEHSGRQLGVMESLLFDRQLENNALPVRSPVRRSYITSSFGNRADPFGRGRQFHKGIDFDANVGDPVMSVADGVVSFSGTRSGYGHTIEVDHGNGYVTRYAHNSRLTVKAGDLVRAGQQVAKAGSSGRSTGAHVHFEVWENGKVVNPRKFLTDGRAPVAKRGRG, encoded by the coding sequence ATGAGCTATAAATTCATCGTAAGAAACCCGCGTGACAGCCGCGCAGACGGATGGGCCGGCCGCCTCCACGGGCTGGCCTCGCAGCGTCCCGGGCTGGCACTGGCGGCGGTGCTTGCCACCGGTGTCCTGGTCGGGACCGGCGCTGGCGTCGCGATCGGGATGGCCAACGCGCAGAACACCGAGTCGCGCTTGGCCGAGCAGCAAGAGGAACTGGAGCAGGTCAAGCGCCAGTCCCAGCAGGAAATCAACGCGCTGGCCGCGCGCCTGGGCGAACTGCAGGCCCAGGCCAACCGCCTCAACGCCCTTGGCGAGCGCCTGACCGAAGCCGGCCAGCTTGAGGACGGCGAATTCGACTTCCAGGGCACGCCCGGCCAGGGTGGCGCCGGCGTCGCCCGCGACATGCCGCTGGACGACCTGGTCTCCGGCCTGGACGAGGTCCAGCAGCAGTTCGAACACTCCGGCCGCCAGCTGGGAGTGATGGAGTCGCTGCTGTTCGACCGCCAGCTCGAGAACAACGCACTGCCGGTGCGCTCGCCGGTGCGCCGCAGCTACATCACCTCCAGCTTCGGCAACCGCGCCGATCCGTTCGGCCGCGGCCGCCAGTTCCACAAGGGCATCGACTTCGATGCCAACGTCGGCGACCCGGTCATGTCGGTGGCCGACGGCGTGGTCAGCTTCTCCGGCACCCGCAGCGGCTACGGCCACACCATCGAGGTCGACCACGGCAACGGCTACGTCACCCGCTACGCGCACAACTCGCGCCTGACCGTGAAGGCCGGCGACCTGGTCCGCGCCGGCCAGCAGGTGGCCAAGGCCGGTTCCAGCGGCCGCTCCACCGGCGCCCACGTGCACTTCGAGGTGTGGGAGAACGGCAAGGTGGTCAACCCGCGCAAGTTCCTGACCGACGGTCGCGCGCCGGTGGCCAAGCGCGGCCGCGGCTGA
- the secA gene encoding preprotein translocase subunit SecA: MINKLLTRVFGSRNERLLRQLDRIVAKINALEAEMQQLSDEALKAKTPEFQQRIAGGEPLDKILPEAFAVCREASHRVMGMRHYDVQLIGGMVLHLGKIAEMRTGEGKTLVATLPVYLNALEGKGVHVITVNDYLARRDAAWMGKVYEWLGLSVGVVYPGMPHSDKKAAYAADITYGTNNEFGFDYLRDNMALSRADRFQRGQHYAIVDEVDSILIDEARTPLIISGPADESPELYIRVNRIVPQLKRQESEEGDGDYWVDEKGKQVHLSESGMEHAESLLRRAGILAEEDALYGANNLAVVHHLNAAMRAHALFQRDVDYIVRDGEVVIVDEFTGRTLAGRRWSDGLHQAVEAKEGVPVQRENQTLASITFQNLFRMYKKLAGMTGTADTEAYEFQSIYGLEVAVIPTHKPVQRKDHADQVFLTREGKFKAVLADIEDCHERGQPVLVGTTSIETSEMLSEYLNKAGVAHEVLNAKQHEREAQIVANAGRPGAVTIATNMAGRGTDIVLGGSLETELHELGEEASALDKTKARREWQKRHDAVKAAGGLHIIGTERHESRRIDNQLRGRSGRQGDPGSSRFYLSLEDNLMRIFASDWVQKAMRMMGMKEDDVIEDKLVSRQIEKAQRKVEAHNFDIRKNLLDFDDVNNDQRKVIYAQRDELLDAESVKDNIDGIRGDVIAELVARHVPAESVDEQWDLPGLEAELEGELGLRLDLQGLSRTSEELDAERIEQHVQDAVAAMFGQKESQLGPETARALEKHIMLTVLDQGWKEHLARMDYLRQGIHLRGYAQKQPKQEYKKEAFQLFSEMLENVKRQVVTLLARVRVRTEEEIAELEAQERAQAEARLRQAQFQHAAAVGYDTEDEVAAIERERRANVMGAAATGTVVRDTPKVGRNDPCPCGSGKKYKHCHGQLS, from the coding sequence ATGATCAACAAACTGCTTACCCGTGTCTTCGGCAGCCGCAACGAACGGCTCCTGCGCCAGCTGGACCGCATCGTCGCCAAGATCAACGCCCTCGAAGCGGAGATGCAGCAGCTCTCCGACGAGGCCCTGAAAGCCAAGACCCCGGAGTTCCAGCAGCGCATCGCCGGCGGCGAACCGCTCGACAAGATCCTGCCCGAGGCCTTCGCCGTCTGCCGCGAGGCCAGCCACCGCGTGATGGGCATGCGCCACTACGACGTGCAGCTGATCGGCGGCATGGTCCTGCACCTGGGCAAGATCGCCGAGATGCGCACCGGCGAGGGCAAGACCCTGGTCGCCACCCTGCCGGTGTACCTCAACGCCCTGGAAGGCAAGGGCGTGCACGTGATCACCGTGAACGACTACCTGGCCCGCCGCGACGCGGCCTGGATGGGCAAGGTCTACGAGTGGCTGGGCCTGAGCGTGGGCGTGGTCTATCCGGGCATGCCGCATTCGGACAAGAAGGCCGCCTACGCCGCCGACATCACCTACGGCACCAACAACGAATTCGGCTTCGACTACCTGCGCGACAACATGGCGCTGTCGCGCGCCGACCGCTTCCAGCGCGGCCAGCACTACGCCATCGTCGACGAGGTCGACTCGATCCTGATCGACGAGGCGCGTACCCCGCTGATCATCTCCGGCCCGGCCGACGAGTCGCCGGAGCTGTACATCCGCGTCAACCGCATCGTGCCCCAGCTCAAGCGCCAGGAGTCCGAGGAAGGCGATGGCGACTACTGGGTCGACGAGAAGGGCAAGCAGGTGCACCTGTCCGAGTCCGGCATGGAGCACGCCGAGTCGCTGCTGCGCCGCGCCGGCATCCTCGCCGAGGAAGATGCCCTGTACGGCGCCAACAACCTGGCGGTGGTCCACCACCTCAACGCGGCGATGCGCGCGCACGCGCTGTTCCAGCGCGACGTGGACTACATCGTCCGCGACGGCGAGGTGGTGATCGTCGACGAGTTCACCGGCCGCACCCTGGCCGGGCGCCGCTGGTCCGACGGCCTGCACCAGGCGGTGGAGGCCAAGGAAGGCGTGCCGGTCCAGCGCGAGAACCAGACGCTGGCCAGCATCACCTTCCAGAACCTGTTCCGCATGTACAAGAAGCTGGCCGGCATGACCGGTACGGCGGACACCGAGGCCTATGAATTCCAGAGCATCTACGGCCTGGAAGTGGCGGTGATCCCGACCCACAAGCCGGTGCAGCGCAAGGACCACGCCGACCAGGTGTTCCTCACCCGCGAAGGCAAGTTCAAGGCGGTGCTGGCCGACATCGAGGACTGCCACGAGCGCGGCCAGCCGGTGCTGGTGGGTACCACTTCGATCGAGACCTCGGAGATGCTCTCCGAGTACCTGAACAAGGCCGGCGTGGCGCACGAGGTGCTCAACGCCAAGCAGCACGAGCGCGAGGCGCAGATCGTCGCCAACGCCGGCCGCCCCGGCGCGGTGACCATCGCCACCAACATGGCCGGCCGCGGCACCGACATCGTGCTCGGCGGCTCGCTGGAAACCGAACTGCACGAGCTGGGCGAAGAGGCCAGCGCGCTGGACAAGACCAAGGCCAGGCGCGAGTGGCAGAAGCGCCACGACGCGGTCAAGGCCGCCGGCGGCCTGCACATCATCGGCACCGAGCGCCACGAGAGCCGCCGCATCGACAACCAGCTGCGCGGCCGCTCCGGCCGCCAGGGCGACCCGGGCTCGTCCCGGTTCTACCTGTCGCTGGAAGACAACCTGATGCGCATCTTCGCCTCCGACTGGGTGCAGAAGGCGATGCGGATGATGGGCATGAAGGAAGACGACGTCATCGAGGACAAGCTGGTCAGCCGGCAGATCGAGAAGGCGCAGCGCAAGGTCGAGGCGCACAACTTCGACATCCGCAAGAACCTGCTCGACTTCGACGACGTCAACAACGACCAGCGCAAGGTGATCTACGCCCAGCGCGACGAGCTGCTGGACGCCGAGTCGGTCAAGGACAACATCGACGGCATCCGCGGCGACGTGATCGCCGAGCTGGTGGCGCGCCACGTGCCGGCCGAGTCGGTCGACGAGCAGTGGGACCTGCCGGGCCTGGAGGCCGAGCTGGAGGGCGAGCTGGGCCTGCGCCTGGACCTGCAGGGCCTGTCCAGGACCAGCGAGGAACTGGATGCCGAGCGCATCGAGCAGCACGTGCAGGACGCGGTGGCGGCGATGTTCGGGCAGAAGGAGTCCCAGCTGGGTCCGGAGACCGCGCGCGCGCTGGAGAAGCACATCATGCTGACCGTGCTCGACCAGGGCTGGAAGGAGCACCTGGCGCGCATGGACTACCTGCGCCAGGGCATCCACCTGCGCGGCTACGCGCAGAAGCAGCCCAAGCAGGAGTACAAGAAGGAAGCCTTCCAGCTGTTCTCGGAGATGCTGGAGAACGTCAAGCGCCAGGTGGTGACCCTGCTGGCGCGGGTGCGCGTGCGCACCGAAGAGGAGATCGCCGAACTGGAGGCGCAGGAGCGCGCCCAGGCCGAGGCCCGGCTGCGCCAGGCGCAGTTCCAGCACGCCGCCGCCGTCGGCTACGACACCGAGGACGAGGTCGCCGCGATCGAACGCGAGCGCCGCGCCAACGTGATGGGCGCCGCCGCCACCGGCACCGTCGTGCGCGACACCCCCAAGGTCGGCCGCAACGACCCGTGCCCCTGCGGCAGCGGCAAGAAGTACAAGCACTGCCACGGCCAGCTGAGCTGA
- a CDS encoding Nudix family hydrolase — translation MDTPLRSIHVVAGVITDVRGRVLLARRGEDSDLAGLWEFPGGKREPGETSEAALVRELHEELGIEAEVGDPLIEVPQEYPGKRLRLEVRAIRRWKGTPRGREGQALTWVAPERLARYSMPSADVPVVGALRQPDRYLVTPEPGDDPHAWRDSLQRALDAGIERLQLRARSLPPDAYAALARAVADDCRQAKVELLLNRDIALAAELGVGVQLGGEQLAGLPARPLPAALPVGASCHDLDGLRRAQALGCDFAVLGPVRETATHPGAPTLGWDGFVALREQVALPIYAIGGLALDDLPTARGHGAQGIAAIRSLWPS, via the coding sequence ATGGACACCCCCCTGCGCTCGATCCACGTCGTGGCCGGCGTCATCACCGACGTCCGCGGCCGCGTGCTGCTGGCCCGGCGCGGCGAGGACAGCGACCTGGCCGGCCTGTGGGAATTCCCCGGCGGCAAGCGCGAGCCCGGCGAGACCTCCGAGGCCGCCCTGGTTCGCGAACTGCACGAAGAACTGGGCATCGAAGCCGAAGTCGGCGACCCGCTGATCGAGGTCCCGCAGGAATACCCCGGCAAGCGCCTGCGCCTGGAAGTGCGCGCCATCCGCCGTTGGAAAGGCACCCCACGCGGCCGCGAGGGCCAGGCCCTGACCTGGGTCGCGCCCGAGCGGCTGGCCCGCTATTCGATGCCGTCGGCCGACGTGCCGGTGGTCGGCGCCCTGCGCCAGCCCGACCGCTACCTGGTCACGCCCGAGCCCGGCGACGACCCCCATGCATGGCGCGACTCCCTGCAGCGCGCCCTGGACGCTGGCATCGAGCGCCTGCAGCTGCGCGCCCGCAGCCTGCCGCCGGACGCCTACGCCGCCCTGGCGCGCGCGGTCGCCGACGATTGCCGCCAGGCCAAGGTCGAACTGCTGCTCAACCGCGACATCGCTCTGGCCGCCGAACTGGGCGTGGGCGTGCAACTGGGCGGCGAGCAGCTGGCCGGGTTGCCGGCGCGTCCGCTGCCGGCCGCCCTGCCGGTGGGCGCCTCTTGCCATGACCTCGACGGCCTGCGCCGGGCGCAGGCGCTGGGCTGCGACTTCGCCGTGCTGGGCCCGGTGCGCGAGACTGCCACCCATCCCGGTGCGCCGACCCTGGGCTGGGACGGCTTCGTCGCGTTGCGCGAACAGGTCGCCCTGCCGATCTACGCCATCGGCGGCCTGGCCCTGGACGACCTGCCCACCGCCCGCGGCCACGGCGCCCAGGGCATCGCCGCCATCCGCAGCCTCTGGCCGTCGTAA
- the coaE gene encoding dephospho-CoA kinase (Dephospho-CoA kinase (CoaE) performs the final step in coenzyme A biosynthesis.) yields MSDFIIGLTGGVASGKSEVTRRFEALGVHVADADVIARAVVEPGQPALAGIVERFGAGMLLADGRLDRRRLRELVFADAQARRELEAITHPAIRAALQAECRAAPGPYAIAAIPLLAEAGGRAVYPWLDRILVIDTPAEVQHARLMRRDGVDEALAASMIAAQVPREARLAIADDVLVNDGHPEHLDAPVADLDARYRTLAGASLL; encoded by the coding sequence GTGAGCGATTTCATCATCGGCCTGACCGGCGGGGTGGCCTCGGGCAAGAGCGAGGTCACCCGGCGCTTCGAGGCACTGGGCGTGCACGTGGCCGATGCGGACGTGATCGCGCGGGCGGTGGTCGAGCCGGGGCAGCCGGCGCTGGCGGGGATCGTGGAGCGGTTCGGCGCGGGGATGCTGCTGGCCGATGGGCGCCTGGACCGGCGCCGGTTGCGCGAACTGGTGTTCGCCGATGCGCAGGCGCGGCGGGAGTTGGAGGCGATCACCCATCCGGCGATCCGCGCGGCGCTGCAGGCCGAGTGCCGGGCCGCGCCCGGGCCCTACGCGATCGCCGCGATCCCGCTGCTGGCCGAGGCCGGCGGGCGGGCGGTTTATCCGTGGCTGGACCGCATCCTGGTCATCGATACGCCGGCCGAGGTGCAGCACGCGCGGCTGATGCGCCGCGACGGCGTGGACGAGGCGCTGGCAGCGAGCATGATTGCCGCGCAGGTGCCGCGCGAGGCGCGGCTGGCGATCGCCGACGACGTGCTGGTCAACGACGGCCATCCGGAGCACCTGGATGCGCCGGTGGCGGACCTGGATGCGCGCTATCGCACCCTGGCGGGCGCATCGTTGTTGTAG
- a CDS encoding HigA family addiction module antitoxin — translation MAMHNPLHPGEFIIAVYLEPNGISGRELADKLDVAPSTLSRVLKGSSRISPEMALRLSKAIGRSPESWLAMQDAHDLWVARQHVDLERVGKLALAAA, via the coding sequence ATGGCCATGCACAACCCTCTCCACCCCGGCGAGTTCATCATTGCGGTCTATCTCGAGCCCAACGGCATCAGCGGCCGCGAGCTTGCCGACAAGCTGGATGTAGCGCCCTCCACTCTCAGCCGCGTCCTCAAGGGTTCCAGCCGCATTTCCCCCGAGATGGCGCTTCGCTTGTCCAAGGCGATCGGTCGTTCACCCGAAAGCTGGCTCGCGATGCAGGATGCTCACGACCTTTGGGTTGCGCGGCAGCACGTCGACCTGGAACGGGTGGGCAAGCTTGCGCTGGCCGCGGCCTGA
- a CDS encoding BrnT family toxin, translated as MADVTYVRSGTSFVWDDGKDAANQHRHGIAFRVAAEAFFDPFARVVDASRHQQDRDKLIGYLDDKRLVAVVHLELDGDAYRIISAWPATTEERAYYDS; from the coding sequence ATGGCCGACGTCACTTACGTGCGTAGCGGCACATCGTTCGTCTGGGACGATGGCAAGGATGCCGCCAACCAGCACCGCCACGGGATCGCATTCCGGGTGGCGGCGGAAGCGTTTTTCGATCCGTTTGCCCGCGTGGTCGATGCCAGCCGTCACCAGCAGGATCGCGACAAGCTGATCGGCTACCTGGATGACAAACGGTTGGTTGCCGTCGTACATCTGGAACTGGACGGCGATGCATATCGCATCATTTCCGCATGGCCAGCCACTACAGAAGAGCGTGCCTACTATGATTCCTGA
- a CDS encoding type II toxin-antitoxin system HigB family toxin, which yields MHVISRKPFLDAAKDHPNDAAAIDRTYRVLRNCDFTTPDQLRNVFPSLDNFRYRDKWWVLDIGGNNLRLIAFIEFRDKRMYVRHIVSHAEYDRLCGHYRKHAE from the coding sequence ATGCATGTCATTTCCCGGAAGCCGTTCCTGGATGCAGCCAAGGACCATCCGAACGATGCCGCCGCCATCGACCGTACGTACCGGGTGCTGCGCAATTGCGATTTCACGACTCCGGACCAGTTGCGGAACGTCTTCCCCTCGCTGGACAACTTCAGGTACCGGGACAAGTGGTGGGTCCTGGACATCGGCGGCAACAACCTTCGCCTGATCGCCTTCATCGAGTTCCGGGACAAGAGGATGTACGTCAGGCATATCGTGTCCCACGCCGAGTACGACAGGCTGTGCGGGCACTATCGCAAACATGCGGAGTAG
- a CDS encoding helix-turn-helix domain-containing protein produces the protein MGFAAIKKKAHALFDEAGFISRIADEADYARALALMDELVEDYEAQRPLIGILSNAIERWEDESGAFAEFNARIAGLGGVDALKLLMEQHDLGVADLPEIGSKSLVSRILNGRGRNLTRDHIAALSERFGVSPAVFF, from the coding sequence ATGGGATTTGCCGCCATCAAGAAGAAGGCCCATGCGCTGTTCGACGAGGCCGGCTTCATCAGCCGAATCGCCGACGAGGCCGATTACGCTCGTGCGCTGGCGCTGATGGATGAACTGGTCGAGGACTATGAAGCCCAGCGTCCCTTGATCGGCATCCTGTCCAATGCGATCGAACGCTGGGAGGACGAGTCGGGTGCGTTCGCCGAATTCAATGCGCGCATCGCCGGGCTCGGTGGCGTCGATGCATTGAAGCTGCTGATGGAGCAGCATGACCTGGGTGTGGCCGACCTGCCGGAGATCGGCAGCAAGTCATTGGTGTCCCGGATACTCAACGGTCGTGGCCGGAATCTCACCCGCGACCATATTGCCGCATTGAGCGAACGCTTCGGGGTCAGTCCGGCCGTGTTCTTCTGA